In SAR324 cluster bacterium, the sequence ACTCTTGTGTAACTGGAGTAAAATTGCGAATGCAAAGCTGTCGATCCAGAAAGACGATCCCTATATTTGTGGTCAAATACAGGTTGTTTAGATCATTATTGGCATTGGTCAATGCCTCTATTTTTTTCTGGTATTCTTCATTCAATGTGTAGAGTTCTTCGTTGACAGAGTGAAGTTCCTTGTTCGTGCTCTGCAATTCCTCATTGGCAGACATCAATTCTTCATTCGTACTCTGCAATTCCTCATTAGTTGTCTCTAACTCTTCTATAGTTGCCTGCAGACTCTCCCAGGTGTGTTGAAGTTCCTGGTCCATATCTCTAAGTTGCTCTCTGGCTTCTTCGCTGAAATTAACCGTTGATTCTTTGACCCTTTTATCCTCGTCGTTCAATTCATTCAAACTATTGAAAGTAACGATGAAGAAATCCTGTGTGAATGGCCTACGTCGATAAAGAGTGACCGAAAGCCTCATCAGTTTTGGTCCTTCATCAGTATCGATCTGGACATCCTTGAACATGATCTCGCCACCGTTCTTTTGCACGGTGCGAATCGCATTACTGACAATGATACCAACCTTTTGATCCAGCAATCTCAACAGATTATAGGTCAAATTCCCCTTGGGGATTCGGACAAACCCGTTGATATTTCCCCATACGTGAGGAATATTCAGTTCCAGATCAATAACTACAGACGATGGAACATACGGATCCATCAAATGTTCATAGATTCCCTCGATCAGCTTTTCTGTTTTCGGCTGCCCCCCCCTAACTCCTGCCTTGAGACCA encodes:
- a CDS encoding PAS domain-containing protein; its protein translation is MDLRIGLKAGVRGGQPKTEKLIEGIYEHLMDPYVPSSVVIDLELNIPHVWGNINGFVRIPKGNLTYNLLRLLDQKVGIIVSNAIRTVQKNGGEIMFKDVQIDTDEGPKLMRLSVTLYRRRPFTQDFFIVTFNSLNELNDEDKRVKESTVNFSEEAREQLRDMDQELQHTWESLQATIEELETTNEELQSTNEELMSANEELQSTNKELHSVNEELYTLNEEYQKKIEALTNANNDLNNLYLTTNIGIVFLDRQLCIRNFTPVTQEYFPLLNQDVGRPIAHLAGSFNYPNLMEDLEKVLKVLVPVKREVQLKGDRWCQLEVKPYQTIENHIEGAVLVLLDITEIRRYRRKQEELMEEVKLNNKRMTLANEVGKAAWWEWNYDKKEMVYHPNKARWLGFTTNELKTVEGFIQLIHPEDYESAMNSMRNLLTGDSEAYDIHYRL